The following is a genomic window from Pedobacter sp. KBS0701.
CCTGTTTCACAAAATGGGTAGAAACACCCATAATTGCAGCTGATGTAGCATATAACATGGAAGCATCAAACAAATTGTGTTTACCTTTTATACCTGATAAATTTAGTGCGTACACCGCAGCAGCAGGTGCAAATTGAAGATAATCATCAACATGGGCCGCAAATAAAGGATGATCTTCCTGTAATTCTGCCCTGGTACTTACATCCAGTTGTTTTAATGCACCATGATCATAAACAGCTGCAAAACCGTAGCCAGCAAGTAAAACAGGTGCAATAAATGCTGTTGCCTGAAATCTTTTTTTCGGGATCGGATTACCGGCATACCATCGTCTTAAAGAATCTGCAGGAACGTTTTTAACCGAATCAATAATTTGGATCGACTGAATAATGGCAGTAGCATAAGTTTGACTGATATAAATGACCATAATCAACAGCATTCCTAAAAACCTTTTCATAGTTTAAATTTTAATCAAAACTATAATCGAATTATGGAGAAATTCTGAAGATATAGGTAAACGAAACTATTTTCTAAATCAGACTCGTAATGAGTAATTCGATAGTGACAGGTGGTAACACTTATCACCACATCAATATTGATTTTTATACAATAAATCACCCCTCAGGATGACAATTCTACATTAAAATAGACTGTAAAAGTATGCTCTCCATTTTTTTCCTGATAATCAATGCGAAAGCCATAAAGATTACAGATCTGTTTGGTTATGGCCAAACCAAGCCCCATCCCATCAGAATCTACGGCTTTAGAAAAGCGATCGAAAATTTTTGTTTGTACCTGGCGGGCTTTACCCGAATTAGAAATCATTAAACTATGTTGAGTTAATTTAAGAAAAATGTGTCCGCTGGTTACATTGTGCCGCACTGCATTGCTAAAAAGATTGTTCAATAGAATATCTGCCAGGTAGCGGCTCATCTTAACCTCAACCGAGGCAAGATCTGCTGTCAGGATCAGTTTGCTTTTTTCCAGTAACTCCTGAAACTGACGGATTTTTGCCTCTGCCATTTCTTTGAGT
Proteins encoded in this region:
- a CDS encoding phosphatase PAP2 family protein, which translates into the protein MKRFLGMLLIMVIYISQTYATAIIQSIQIIDSVKNVPADSLRRWYAGNPIPKKRFQATAFIAPVLLAGYGFAAVYDHGALKQLDVSTRAELQEDHPLFAAHVDDYLQFAPAAAVYALNLSGIKGKHNLFDASMLYATSAAIMGVSTHFVKQGVGRERPDGSGTNSFPSGHTASAFMAAEFLHQEYKDVNPWIGYAGYFVATATGTLRMYNNKHWFSDVVAGAGFGIASTKISYLVYPYIKSLFTTKKDGNFTFMPFHQQGSTGLMLSGRF